From the Roseofilum reptotaenium CS-1145 genome, the window CGGTTAAAAGAATCTGGATTAACTGCCCTAGGAATAATCATAGATGCAGATCGGGATTTAGAGGCACGCTGGAGGAGTATTAGAAACTTTTGCTTACCCAGTATTCCCGATATTCCCGAACACCTCCCCACCTCTGGACTTATTCATATCACGCCTAAGAACATTCGATTTGGAATTTGGATTATGCCAGATAACCAAACGCAAGGGATGTTAGAACCCACATTCCGCACGACAAAGTGTAGCATAGATAATGAGACCAAGTGGAGGGAATATTTACCCGGAAAAAAACTGGAGAAAAACGAGAAACCATAGGAAAATAGAAGTGATTGTATGGCTCAAAGCCTGGTCAGTGTCT encodes:
- a CDS encoding DUF3226 domain-containing protein, coding for MANQQKPNPKKLIVEGKEDLRVIPELIEAHRVIWEPIKNEPVVEIIVADGDKKINQDTISTRLKESGLTALGIIIDADRDLEARWRSIRNFCLPSIPDIPEHLPTSGLIHITPKNIRFGIWIMPDNQTQGMLEPTFRTTKCSIDNETKWREYLPGKKLEKNEKP